In Papaver somniferum cultivar HN1 chromosome 9, ASM357369v1, whole genome shotgun sequence, the genomic stretch gcaacgcatgcgagttcgaccgagcgctCTAACAACGTTCACCATATATGAAGTGTATGTGACAAAGTTTAAAGTGAATGATTCGGTAGATGTGAATAGATGCCTCTCAAGCTGGATGAAATAATGTTCAGGTGGGTCTGTTTTTTCCAAGCAAGCACAAGACCACTACTCCTCCCAATACTTGGGACATTAAAAGTACAAGGAAATCGCATGTTTCTTAATCTTCTAGCAGCCAAATCTTTGTTCATTTTTGTTTCCGACAGAAAAATGATATCAGGGTTTATGTTTCTACATAGCAAACTAAGTTCTTTATTAGCGGTTTTCTTTCCAAATCCTCTAATATTCCAGCAAACCAAGTTAATATTATTGACGGATAAATGATTGTTAGGACTAGAAATGTTTAGATTGTCAATAATAGGGGGAGAAGGATTTGAGTTTACCTGAGTGGTGTAGGAGTAGAACTATCACCAAGCTGAGAATTGCTAGATCCACCCATTTGAGAAATATCTTGAGTAGAATCGAGACTCAGAGTAGCAGCATTGTGAAGAGAATTATTACAGACACCATTGTAACTTGGGCATTCGTCGACAGGAACGTTATAACCACCGTAAGGATCAACCAGCGAATGGGTGTTGAGGGTAAATTTTGATAACTTGATGGTGGGTAGATCTCCTAATTTAGTGATAGGAGGACAAAGTTGAGCATAATCTGGTTCAGACACTTCATGTTGTTCAGGAATAACCACTATGCTAGCTAAAGTAGAAGAGCTAGCTCTAGTGCGTTTCCTTAGATCGGCTCTTGGGTTAATCTTCCTTTTCAGATTTGATAAAGCATCATGCTCAACATCTGCAGAAATAACTTCTCACTCTAGTGATAGTAGGAGTCTGAGTTGGCACGACAACTATTTTGAATCTCCTTGAAGAGTTAGAGGTACGAATAGGACCACGATTCTCCGATTCAGGAATCGGAACAGAGGCTTCAACAGTAACATTCTGAGTCGTGACTTGTTTGAAGATAACTGGTAACCCATTGTTCATTTGAGTTGAATTATGTTGAATCAGACCAACATCAAAGATTTTCAGAGCAGTAGATCGATTGACAAAATGACCCATTTGAAGGTTACTCATTAATTCTTTTTGAATAGTTTTCTCATGGTGATGAATATTCTCCTTAGCTTTACCTTTATCATTTTCAGGAGCAGCAAGTGATTCATCCTGATTATCTGGAACTATATCATTCTGGGACATGATGGTATCTTTTGATTGGTTGGAGGAGGTAGAAGCTGGTTTTTCTGCTACTTTTGGTAGCATCATAAGCTTGGATACAGCTGGAAGGGAGTATTTGTCGTTAGAAGAATTTGCTTCCTTAATAGAATTTTGTTTTAGCTTCCATGTAGGATAGTTTGCATCCTTATGATCCAGTACTCGACAAGAAGTGCAGAAGTATCGTGGAACCTTAACATATCTACATTCAATCAAGAAAGGTTGAGTTCTTCCGCTGGTAAAGAGGGGGATGCCAGAAGGGAGAGCCTTTTGAACTGGGACTCTAACACAGACTTTAACATTCTTCTTTAGAGGGTGATTTCCAAACGGATTTTGAGCCTCATCAATTCTCCCATCTTGAAAGTGAGTTTCTGGAGATCCTCAAACTCAGTGCATTCCTTTGGGATGTTACATAAAATAAACTACAAGAGTTCTTCAGTGAAGGAAACTTGATAGTTTGCAGGCCAGCCTGTTGGGGGAACAACTTTGAGAACCGTTAAGTAACCACAGACAAACCAAGGTCTTTGAGAGTTAACTCTGTTGAAGTCGTCTTCTGCTAGAAACCTTATGAGTACTCTACTCCTTATTCCACTGCAGGTTGTGACAGTAAGCGTTTGAGCAAGAGGCCATTGATTGCAGATGTAATAACGGATTGAAAAGGTGGGTACGAGGGTTTCACAGCAGAGATTACCAACCATGCACCACTTCCAATTGTTATCTGATTCAGCTAAGATGATTGTTTTATCAATGAAGACTGGCTCAGAAAGAGATGAAGGTAAAGTTAATTTTTCTGCCATTTGGGTAGTAAGGTTTTGAATATCCAAGCTTGGAGTATGAGTATTATCAGGTGATCCAGAGCTTTCCATGTGATTTACAAATTGGACAAGAATAAAGATATAAGTTAAAGAGGCTGGgataaaaaatattatatggagATGGATAAAAAGGAATTTAGTATTGGTGTATCTCTGATGGTACTGGCAAACCGTGTTATGATGTAGAGATGAGAGCAAAAGGTATTTTTTAGTGGGTTTTGAACCTTTAAAAAAGGGTTCTGGAATTGTTGAACAAGATTTGAAAAGTGTTCAGTTGATTGATTCTTACTTCACTCATTCATGCCTAAGATTTCTTGGGGTTTTCTGAAAGAGAAAGACAACTTAAACAAAATATATTTCAACTCCAAACACAACTATTTTTCATAGTTTTTTATTACATTACATGGtttatttttgaagcatattTATTATATCTTTTATTACATTATATCAATACCATACTCGAATACTCATAAGTATAGAAAGCCATCAAAACCAGAATAACGTCGAATACTCATAACTATAGAAAGCCATCAAAACCAGAATAACGTCGAATACTCATAACTATAGAAAGCCATGAAAACCAGAATAACAACTAGTAATACTGTAGGAGATACTACTAACTTAAGACAAAGGGATAGTTACTGGGGCATCATAGTTTATGCTGTCTTCTCACAGGGTCTTGATATGTTTTGCCATCCTGTACAGAGTTTAAGGATTTCCTTCAGATTTTCAGTTGCAGGTTCGACTGTCCATGTAGGGTAGTATTCACTAGGATGGAACATATTTCCTTCACAATACCCTCCTGCTTGAGGACATGCTGGAGCACCGTTAAGGAAGATGTCTCCTTGAGATGTTACAAAGCCAGTTGAGGGGCATTCTTTGTCCGCAGCCTGCAACAAAAAATCAAGATATTCACTGCTTCGCCTTATAACATATAAAACTTTAGTGAATATACACACCATTCTAGCAGGCTGTGATTGACGTTGAAAAATTATCACTTAGTGAGTTATAGTAGTAGATCGATGATCTCAATTTAACCCCATAACTAAAATCAAGAAGCGTACCAATCAAAAAGACACATATTCTAGGTGTCCATAGAATGGGATTAACCTCACTCACCATAAATTTGTACTTAGCACTGGTTTGGCTAATACTTTTATCTCACGATACATTCAACTACAAAATGCTCAAATGAGAGAAATCTACCAGGGAGGATGTTTATTGAAAAAGGGGTGCATGCTTCGGAAGGAAACCAGGTTCCGAGTCCTACTCATTGAGTTTTTCATGTTTCAGCATAAATATTAACGCACTTTGCAAGATCTTGTTAAAAAGTTTGCTGTGAAATTTTAGAAGTAGCTAGTTAACATAGACAATCATTGATGTGTGTATTTAATCTCAAAACAAATTAGGCATGCCTAATTCTCAATGAATTCACCTTTTCCGTGAAATATAGAAATGTCCCCTTCTTCGCACCTGCAGCACCTGCTTCATATATGTTGCACTCCGAAAATATCTGAAGAGACAAGGCAAAAAAGAGATGACAAACCAGTAAAGAGGAAAAATGCTCAAGTTAAAAGAAAACATTAAGCATCAAAATAAATTGATAAGCAATAATTGGTACCTGTGATTCTACACTTGAACAAACAGCATATATGCCCCAACATCTGGTGTAGTTGTTATATAGATGAACCTTCGCAAACCTAACACGAGGATGTCGCTGTACAGTTCCATCAAAGAAGCAGTGATGAATGGTTACTCGAATGCATCTATCAGTAACGTGACTGGGATCTGCTCCAATAAGCATTGTCTTGTCATGCTTATAGAAATGACACCTAAGGACACAGTACAAGGAGCTAGATTAGAGATCAACACTAACTGAAATGAATATCTGCATAGATGAGAGGTGATCTTCTACCTAGATACAGTGATATCTGTGCTCTCTCTTGTAATATCAATACACCCATCATCGAAATCACTCAGGCTGCAGCGATCAATCCATATATGCTTTGATTTAGGTTTAATCTGAATACAATCAACATCATGTCCTCTACCCCCTTCAAACTCAAGATTGCAGATTATCACATGTTCACACTCCTTCAACCTTAAGCCCTTGCCCGTAAACTTTATCCGCTGTCCTCTACCATCGATTGTCTTATAGGACGATACAGCCAAATAGGATGAAAGGAAAATGGTACCCGAAACGTCAAAGACGATCCAAAGAGGTTCTTTTTTCCGACACCCGTCATGCAGTGATCCAGGACCATCATCTACACAACCAAGGAATCTTaacttataaaaataaaatcagtGTCTAAAAACCTCCACAGATACAGATCAAAACGCCAAGCTgggaaatcagagttttcaatcAGCATACAAAAATTTGGAACGCCAATTTTTTCTCCCACAATACCCGATGGCAATTAAACCAATTATTTTTGTCTATATGAACCAAATTGAGTAGTGAGCAACCCCAATTTTAATCTCCCTATGACAGAGACTTCAATCCTTACCAGTGTGGTTATTATACCCTTATGATCTTATCCACCAACTAGTAAATTTGAACAAGGACAGATGAGAAAACAGAATTGTTCCTTCCAAATCAATCTTCTACTATAACAAACAAGTTACAGTAATAGATCACCAACTAGTGGAGCTCATGTTAAGTACTCAACCATGAAATATACATAATTAAATTAATCGCTCCCAACCGGTGCTACCTTTCTCATTGTGAATAAACAACGGAAACAGCGAACAAAATCGACAGACTTAGAGTCCATAATTAGGCCCCAAGATGTAAAATCTATTAAAAGCACACCCACAAACAGCTTAATTCAGCTCCAAAACTtaacaaaattaaaaatcaaaactaaaacaccaaaattaaaaATACCCAAGTCGAACAATTTTAAGCTAATCATGTCAATCCTTGACAAAGAAAACTGAAAACGAACCCAATTGTTTTCAAAAAAACACATCCAATTCCAAATAAACCCTAACCCATATGATGTGATTACCCAATTTGTTAATGAATCAAGGTATTGACAGTAGATaaaaagaagaaggataaaaACCTGCTAACGTAGTGACATGATAAATAGGTCCATTAAGTCCTCCGATGGCACACTTCCCAAAACCCTCAGCTTGGCCAGCTAAAGCTCTCAAGTTAGAATCAACATTCGAGTAAGGCAATGAACAAGACATTTCGCtatttgttgctgttgctgtagGTTGATTTGGCGGGTAAGTCCTTATATAAGGAGGAGGGTTTGGTTGTGAAGAAGAACCGTTAATGCCATTCCGATATTTACGGCTATGAACGGTTCCCATTGTGAATTAAATGGTTCGGTTGTTAAATTCAATAACAGCAGAGTTTTTAGGTTTGAAGCTTAGGTGAAACTGGCCGGTCTTCTCTCTATGGATAAAAAGGTAAAAAGTTATTGTGAGTGAGATTGAACCTGAACGAACAATCAATACAGAGAATTCATGACCATAGCAGAAAACGTCAGGAATTATTTCATCAATTTAAGATTATAAACGTGTTCTTCTTTTTTctgatctttttattttttatacatTCTTCATTCTTTCTATCTCGGCAGATATATTCCAACATGTAAAGTTGGGCTTTTATTTGGTCTTGATTTTTAGCTTGATTTTTGGTCTTGAGGACAACTTAAGAACgatttttgggaccatggtttttttttggatcatggttttattttaggtaaagacattagaagtaaatctaggtcatcccttatttagatatttatattaatacctaaattaccctcctgattaattttgggtgatgattagttagtgttaataatagttagtgtaatgattagtgagatgattaagttaaagataattagtgagattaaaaaatcagatgtttttttttaaagaagtagaattattgagagagtaaagttagaaaagatgaagaaggaaaacatgaaaaacgatggattttaccaaccagaaccggaggaagggtatttgggtacccatgtatgcttcaaacttagataatgttggttgaattgctccaaactttcaaaaaaaatgaaattttttatgtagatttgggtcaattcggttaccatatgttaagaacatgtaaccgaacacacctgaaaatgtagttcggttacgttttccaaacacgcaggttaccgaactcgctcgttaatggaggttttggtcgtacagtgtaatgttcggttacctaggataaaatggtaggtaaccgaactttgaacttaacaatttatttgggtacatcttatgtgttcggttagttcgcaaacttcaacacaaccaagttcccaaccgaactgcaggttaaaagtaacctagtgttagaagttcggttggttcgcaaacttcaacatattttgcgaatcaaccgaactgggcttatatatgcatatatgcaattaggcaaacgttcggttactacaaaATTTATATCTTAGCGagttaggtagagttcggttacgaagtttcaaaggtagagttcggttacaaagaaaacttaacatttttgcgaacgaaccgaacttgtggacttctcattattttcgtaaactaaagtttggtgatatccttattttgcgaaggaaccgaacttatggacttgtgctgttctaatacaaggagttcggttaaaagtatttttttgcgaatcaaccgaactctgagttcggctaagaaaaaattaattcgtgataaccgaacttttctctgaaaaaaaaaccctccattaaacctctctgcaacttccattttcaactcattttaatgattacttctcatttattcaaccaaaaacgaatgataagtaatgggtttgtgagaatatctttgttaattttttaaattaagctatatatatacatatatatatatatagtggtggtggtggttggtggtggtggtaatcggaggtgatggtggtaatcggtggttggtggtggtgataatcgaaggaggtggtggtggtaatcgacgacggtggttgttggtggtgataatcggaggtggtggtggtggtaatcggcggtggtgggcggcggtggtggtggtaatcagtggttggtggtggtgataatcagaggtggtggtggtggtaatcggcgatggtgggaggtggtggtgggaggaggtggtggttatatatatataggtggttattgggttggttttaaattaaattaggttaagagtaggttagtcatttcaatgctttaggacaccccttataactatagggaaggtgtcctaataaaaccatgatcccctcaaaaaaaccatggtccctaaaaaatcgttccaaGTTAAACTTATTTAAGAATGTTGTGACTCTATCAGTCCATGCTTGAGTGCTATGTATAAATGTTATACCGTGTACGTATTAGCGCCGCACAAAACCGACCCAACCCGCACCCGCCAAAAAGTACCCGCACCAATCCAACCCGTACAGGCGCGGGTCGATTATGGGTGACAACATCAAAACCCTCCGTATCTGGGTTAGGTGCGGATAACAACTTCTGTCGCCCAACCCAACCTGCCAACCTTAACCCTTAGATCTCCCAACCACTAATCTAGCCGTCAATTCTCATATATAACTCAAAAATCTAACCTAACTATTAACCCTAGTTTATTTTCTCTCACTTCTCTATTCACAACCTCACTTTCTCTTCTTCGCTTTTATTTGTCTTCATCGATTTTCCGGAGAGCTAAATATAAACTTTTGCTAACAATCCATTCTGGATTGGAAGAGTGGAATTTTGGTATGATAGATTCGAGTTTACAGTGAGATGTGACAAATTTTAGGCAAGTTTAAcagagaaaatcaaattaaatctGAGAAGagaaattattgttgatgttTAGGATTTGATAGCAGAGTAGTGGTTATACGGGTACTATTAGATGAAATTTGGGGTGAAATTGTTGAGAACGAATCAATTATACATGGTGGGTATGAAATTGGAGTTAGGGTTTGTGTTCTTGAAGAACAAATTTAGGAATTGAAGAAAATTAGAAGATGGGTCATGCAGATAGTGGATTTGTGTAATTGTGTTGGTGTTCTCTGCAAAGGATTAGATCAGTGATGATGAGCTATGAGCATCTGTGTTTTTTAAAGCATGTTATTAATACCTGTCTCTGTATTTCTAGTAGAAAGAAACCATTACTAAATCTTCATTTTATCTTTTGGAAAGTTTATAGGgttttcttttccctttcttCTTACCCATAGAAGTATTCAAGTGCTCTCGAAATCTAATCTGCATTTATATTTTCAGGAAAGAATTAGAACATAAAAGTTTTATACGGGTATACCCGCCACCCACCCGATCCAACTCgccgtaatgtgggtcgggtgaaaaccgacctgTTGTgatgttgggttggttgcgggtgacaactcctatttacccgccatcagtgggttgggtggtgggtgaggccagaACCGACCCAATccaacccatgtgcagccctagtacgTATCATAATACGTAACTAGATTTGCGCGGGTGCTattgataggcgcatttatgtgcctaaattgtcctcaatgtttcgtattgttggtactcgttttcgtccttattatggtgttttgtgtatttttagatatttttggaaaataaatattgttggaaaaatcggctcgaaaaatcactcgaaacacccccggaggacacttgttatgcGGAgctcagatttggttaaggggcacctcaattactaaggggcaccccaggtcaccccaaaacaggcaactgctattcgcaccccacatctggttaggggaacaccaccttcttcgtttgaacttaaaaattggcgggaaaaaagagcagctctctggtgaatttttcgatcgaaatttgaaggatttctgggtagactaaagggttgaaacttaatgggtagttgtgatatgtcctaacaaagctggtatgggtgttttttCGATCAAAATTggatggaaaatccgtgacaagaaaacagggcagcccgtgcatgagaagaataattcacgagtttttgatgatttatgcgtgttctgctcgtgtatgatgactctagcaacactctggaccgtgtagaaggaaaataaagaaggttggacagctgcagatgctcggatgaagaaaaaatatctggaaaatattttctttaactgccgagtttaatgaagaatattgagaatttgtgcgtaattaaatggggctaaggagtataaatatgttGAGGGGATCATATAGAATCGggggggagagattgggagaagtttagagcaccacatcgtcaaaaaaatcgaatttgcagagagaccacctgttgctgctgctgccactgaagaacactgaagaacacgaagaacggacctgcaccagcagtcgtttttctacagtaataacgactcacacctgtgggtcgtacatcaggcagacttatttgctacagcgtttgcgacacagctgaagcagtcttattttgtcactgagggtcgtagttctctggtttgtaacaaatataattcttacaaacccggttttattgtatttctcatattcttatcatttgtaaaccatttttgagcatcaatgaaattctttgagaggttttccaacatgatgagcggctatttctctcgtaaccaaggcaattgatgaagctattcacacatgaacaatgggtaactatttcattttctctaatatttaattataattcactcaatcactgcttttgcagagttcttaaaagtttacataattttcttcattagttgtgattcaattagataggttatgctttggttagataatctacgcttaagggatacaattaatttttgagaatatgtttgattatttgtggattaagaaataaaggattaaaaggataattagagttatgaaatatttgacatcattcatgtgtaatagtggattctagtgtcttggttacctctcgcccactttgttaatatttttgtatataattttattaaatctttaaatttaatcttcacaagtccgagagtttgaacctcattactacaacaacaatcaaaacaaaatcagctTTGCATACGACGTATATTTGACTTCTCATAGCACTTACCTTTTTTTATTAGAACTGGCATGTAATCCGTTTTACGGATAGGTTCGATGAGAATTTCGATTTGATGTGGCTGGGCTTCACCCCATCGTGTTGTATTAAACCTTTTTTTCCTTTAACAAAACTGGCATGTAACATATTCTGCGCGCTAGACATACTTAAGTTCTCATAATAGTTACAATTTTTCGAGTGAGAATCGATATGTAACCCATGAAACGCACCAGGTTCAGTGAGAAGTTTTAACATGGTGTGCCGCGGCATCGCGatgtatttgaaaaagcgggggtctaacaaccacaccaaatattttggttagcaatctgtatggacaaactccaatatactttcaagagaatcaactatatagtcagattcaatcttaataaaaagtatatcaaagagttatatctcaatttctcgattcagtacttactcaagcaaatagaaacctgcgagtctaattaaatacaagaaaaatcacttgaacggtaccaaagaccaatgttcaaggatcaatcaaattcaatcaacaaccaaaggttggatt encodes the following:
- the LOC113310406 gene encoding probable pectate lyase 4, with the translated sequence MGTVHSRKYRNGINGSSSQPNPPPYIRTYPPNQPTATATNSEMSCSLPYSNVDSNLRALAGQAEGFGKCAIGGLNGPIYHVTTLADDGPGSLHDGCRKKEPLWIVFDVSGTIFLSSYLAVSSYKTIDGRGQRIKFTGKGLRLKECEHVIICNLEFEGGRGHDVDCIQIKPKSKHIWIDRCSLSDFDDGCIDITRESTDITVSRCHFYKHDKTMLIGADPSHVTDRCIRVTIHHCFFDGTVQRHPRVRFAKVHLYNNYTRCWGIYAVCSSVESQIFSECNIYEAGAAGAKKGTFLYFTEKAADKECPSTGFVTSQGDIFLNGAPACPQAGGYCEGNMFHPSEYYPTWTVEPATENLKEILKLCTGWQNISRPCEKTA